GGATTGTCCAGAGGTCCTGGACGATGCCCTGGTGGCGCAATTTCACCGGGATGGGTATCTCGCATTTGAAAATGTGTTGACTGCCGAAGAGGTCGAGGCCGCTCGGATAGCTTTGAGCGAGATCACGGGATGGCTGATGGACGAGGCACGCGCGGGACGGGCACGGGTGCGGGAAGAAAAACCCGGGACGGGGGGGAACTATGCTGGCGTTCAGGTGCAGGAATTAGATGGCGAGTTCGGTATCCACTTTGAGTCAGGTGTTGAGGATCCTCTTTCATTGGCAAATGCCGAAGCCGAGCTTAAATTTCGCAAGTTGCATGGGTATCATCAGGCACATCCCACGTTTCGAGCACTGGTCGAACATCCGCGTATCAAGGGATTTGTGGCGCGCGTTTTGGGACAGAAGGTGGTTTTGAAAAACGAGATGGCTCTTTCCAAGCCGCCGTTTATCGGATCGGAAAAGCCCTGGCATCAGGACAATGCCTATTTTGACTGGTTGCCCTTAGAGGCGGTTGCTACGGCGTGGATTACGCTGGACGACGCAACGGTGGAGAATGGGTGCATGCATGTGTTGCCCGGTAGGCACAAGGGCGAGGCATTCAAACACGTACATACGAATGACTGTCAGATTGTGGAAGGTCGGTTGGATTATAGCGATGCGGTTCCCCTGGAAATGAAGGCGGGAGGGGCGATGATCTTTTCGGCGATGTTGCCCCATCAGACGCCTCCAAACCGCAGTCCGCACCGCCGCAGGGCACTGCAATTTCAGTATCGTGGAGAGAACACGC
The nucleotide sequence above comes from Gemmatimonadota bacterium. Encoded proteins:
- a CDS encoding phytanoyl-CoA dioxygenase family protein; amino-acid sequence: MSVSIARLPDCPEVLDDALVAQFHRDGYLAFENVLTAEEVEAARIALSEITGWLMDEARAGRARVREEKPGTGGNYAGVQVQELDGEFGIHFESGVEDPLSLANAEAELKFRKLHGYHQAHPTFRALVEHPRIKGFVARVLGQKVVLKNEMALSKPPFIGSEKPWHQDNAYFDWLPLEAVATAWITLDDATVENGCMHVLPGRHKGEAFKHVHTNDCQIVEGRLDYSDAVPLEMKAGGAMIFSAMLPHQTPPNRSPHRRRALQFQYRGENTRQVSPEEFGKVFAEVDGTPATCALAERVDG